GCCGTCGACCGCCTGCGTCGCGGCGAGGATGCGGTCGGGTGTCGGCGAGGTGAACACGGCGCCGGGCACCGCGGCGTCGAGCATGCCGAACCCGACGTACCCCGCGTGCAGCGGCTCGTGCCCGCTGCCGCCGCCGCTGACGAGGCCGACCTTGCCGGCCACCGGGGCGTCCCGTCGCACGACGTACAGCGGCTCGGGCACGACGCGCACGAGGTCGGCGTGGGCGGCGGCGAACCCCGCCATCGACTCCGCGACCACGTCCTCCGGCGCGTTGATGAGCTTCTTCATGCCCCTCCCCTCGCACGCGGGCGCCCCGTCGGCCACGATGCGGCGCCCGTGCCCAACCTACGCCGCGTGCGGGCCAAGCGGCAGCCCCGGACGGGCGCTGTCGGGCTGGTGCCCGCGTCGGTATCGTGGATGCCGCGCGTCGATGCGCGACCCGGGAGGCACGCTGATGGGCGAGTACGTGATCGCGATCGACCAGGGCACCACGAGCACGCGCGCGATGGTGTTCGATCACGGCGGCGGCATCGTCTCGACCGGGCAGCTCGAGCACCGGCAGATCCTCCCGCGCGCCGGCTGGGTCGAGCACGACCCGATCGAGATCTGGCGCAACACGGGCGAGGTGATCGGCCAGGCGCTCGGGAAGGCGAGCATCACGCGCCACGACATCGCGGCGATCGGCATCACCAACCAGCGCGAGACCGCTGTCGTCTGGGATCGCTCCACGGGCCTGCCCGTCTACAACGCCATCGTCTGGCAGGACACCCGCACGCAGCCCATCGTCGACCGCCTGTCGGCCGACGGAGGCCCCGGCAGGTTCGCCGAGACGACCGGCCTGCCGCTCAACACCTACTTCTCGGGGACGAAGCTCGCGTGGATCCTCGAGCACGTCGAGGGCGCCCGTGCCCGCGCCGAGGCCGGCGAGTTGCTCTTCGGCACCATCGACACCTGGCTCCTCTGGAACCTGACCGGCGGAGTGTCGGGCGGGGTGCATGCGACGGATGTCACGAACGCCAGCCGCACCCTGTTCATGGACCTCGAGACCCTGCAGTGGGACGACGAGATCCTCGCCGCGTTCGACGTGCCGCGCGCGATGCTGCCCGACATCCGCTCCTCCTCCGAGGTCTACGGCACCGCGGCACCCTCCAGCCTGCTGCGCGAGACGCCGATCGCCGGCATCCTCGGCGACCAGCAGGCGGCCACCTTCGGGCAGGCCGCATTCGACGCCGGCGAGTCGAAGAACACCTACGGCACGGGCAACTTCCTGATCGTGAACACCGGCGAGGAGATCGTCCGCTCCGACAACGGGCTCCTCACCACCGTGGGCTACCGCCTGGGCGACGGACCGGCCCACTACGCCCTGGAGGGGTCCATCGCGGTCACCGGCTCTCTCGTGCAGTGGGTGCGCGACAACCTCGGGCTCATCTCGACCGCCGCGGAGATCGAGGAGATCGCCAAGACGGCCGACGACAACGGCGGCGCCTACTTCGTGCCGGCCTTCTCCGGGCTCTACGCGCCCTACTGGCGGCCGGACGCCCGCGGCGCGCTCGTCGGCCTCACCCGCTTCGTGCACAAGGGGCACCTCGCCCGCGCGGTGCTCGAGTCCACCGCGTTCCAGACCCGCGAGGTGCTCGACGCCGTGATCGCCGACACCGGCACCCCGCCGACCGAGCTGAAGGTCGACGGCGGCATGACGGCCAACGACACGCTGCTGCAGTTCCAGGCGGACATCCTGGGCATCCCCGTGGTGCGCCCGGTCGTCGCGGAGACGACCGCGCTCGGCGCCGCCTACGCGGCCGGCCTCGCGACCGGCGTGTGGAGCGACCTCGACGAGCTCCGCGCCAACTGGAAGGAGGACCGGCGCTGGGAGCCCGACATCGACCAGGCCGAACGGGACCGCCTCATGCGCCAGTGGCGCAAGGCCGTCACGAAGACCTTCGACTGGGTCGACGAGGACGTCAGCTGACGGTCGCCGCGACCCACGCCTCGAGCTTCGCCGCCGCGGCGCCCGAGTCGATCGCCTCGGCCGCGACGGCGAGCTGCTCGCGGAACCGGTCGAGGATGGGGCGCTGCAGCTGGGAGGGATCGCGCGCGAGCTCGTACGAGACGAGCCCTGCCGCCGCGTTGAGCAGCACGATGTCACGCACCGGGCCCGCCGCGCCGGCGAAGACCTCGCGCACGACCTGCGCGTTGTGCGCCGCGTCCCCGCCGAGCAGGTCGGCGATCTGCGCGCGTGCGATGCCCAGGTCGCGCGGGTCGAGGTCGTGCTCGCGCACCGTACCGCCCGACACCTCCCAGATGTGGCTGTGACCGGTGGTCGTGAGCTCGTCGAGCCCGTCGTCGCCGCGGAACACGAGCGCCGTCGCCCCGCGCGTCTGGAAGACGCCGACGATCAACGGCACGCGGTCGAGCTGCGCGACGCCCACGGCGGAGGCCTCGGCGCGCGCCGGGTTGCAGAGCGGGCCGAGGATGTTGAACACGGTCGGGATGCCGAGGTCGGCACGGGTCGGACCCGCGTGACGGAACCCCGGGTGGAAGGCCGCCGCGTAGACGAAGGTGATGCCGACCTCGTCGAGCACGGCCGAGACGCGCGCGGGCTCGATGCCGAGGTCGACGCCGAGCGCGGCCAGCACGTCGGAGGAGCCCGAGGCCGAGCTCGCGGCGCGGTTGCCGTGCTTGACGACGGGTACGCC
This portion of the Agromyces rhizosphaerae genome encodes:
- the glpK gene encoding glycerol kinase GlpK; protein product: MGEYVIAIDQGTTSTRAMVFDHGGGIVSTGQLEHRQILPRAGWVEHDPIEIWRNTGEVIGQALGKASITRHDIAAIGITNQRETAVVWDRSTGLPVYNAIVWQDTRTQPIVDRLSADGGPGRFAETTGLPLNTYFSGTKLAWILEHVEGARARAEAGELLFGTIDTWLLWNLTGGVSGGVHATDVTNASRTLFMDLETLQWDDEILAAFDVPRAMLPDIRSSSEVYGTAAPSSLLRETPIAGILGDQQAATFGQAAFDAGESKNTYGTGNFLIVNTGEEIVRSDNGLLTTVGYRLGDGPAHYALEGSIAVTGSLVQWVRDNLGLISTAAEIEEIAKTADDNGGAYFVPAFSGLYAPYWRPDARGALVGLTRFVHKGHLARAVLESTAFQTREVLDAVIADTGTPPTELKVDGGMTANDTLLQFQADILGIPVVRPVVAETTALGAAYAAGLATGVWSDLDELRANWKEDRRWEPDIDQAERDRLMRQWRKAVTKTFDWVDEDVS
- the trpD gene encoding anthranilate phosphoribosyltransferase, with product MPETPTWPSVLTALLDREDLSVAEAAWCMEQVMTGSASPAQLAAFLVALRAKGETVDEVVGFRDAILEHAVALDVDPMALDIVGTGGDRVGTVNVSTMASIVAAASGVPVVKHGNRAASSASGSSDVLAALGVDLGIEPARVSAVLDEVGITFVYAAAFHPGFRHAGPTRADLGIPTVFNILGPLCNPARAEASAVGVAQLDRVPLIVGVFQTRGATALVFRGDDGLDELTTTGHSHIWEVSGGTVREHDLDPRDLGIARAQIADLLGGDAAHNAQVVREVFAGAAGPVRDIVLLNAAAGLVSYELARDPSQLQRPILDRFREQLAVAAEAIDSGAAAAKLEAWVAATVS